In one Moritella sp. 5 genomic region, the following are encoded:
- a CDS encoding acyltransferase family protein, translating into MIFRKDVNGLRAIAVIAVVLYHFNASWLPGGFAGVDVFFVISGFLMTGIIFRGIEQDNFSILKFYVARANRIIPALAFLCLVLLIFTWVYLTPLDYKVLGKYVASSLGFFSNILYWKEIGYFDARAHQKWLLHTWSLSAEWQFYMLYPLTLVVMRKFISIKIIKSIIILGTVLGFIVCIVVTYAKPDPAYYLLPTRAWEMMVGGIAYLYPFTIKEERKRLVEWTGVALIFTSYLFFSKENPWPGYLAIFPVLGSFLIIQAQRNNSFITNNIVFQKLGEWSYSIYLWHWPLVVGIYYFSLNDEYVYLGIALSTLLGFLSYKYIEKINLRNDFDSTFSYLRCKPLHMVFIGSILSTTIFYNANYFYDMPESIFDAVIISPATDGHSEYTWKLVHEFDKKISFKDVKHKVLTIGDSQSGDFINALYGAGLSQNVDVVSRMVKMRCEVFYIDENSLKESFKINENIINGYVSEELCKNQIERIQKDPIVEQATIIILSMLWKDKNMPYVIQSIENIREANEKAIIYIVGGKSFNKSIQKIIYESHYNDVDLELSAFDEIANDKNVNIDFQSHIFNKNKDVLRFEYIDIMSTLCDSNKCAILTGNNLPVYFDDTHTTPVGAEYIGMKIKKRNIFPSGFYLAE; encoded by the coding sequence ATGATATTTAGAAAAGATGTTAATGGCTTAAGGGCAATAGCTGTTATTGCTGTTGTATTGTATCATTTTAATGCATCTTGGCTACCTGGTGGTTTTGCTGGCGTAGATGTTTTTTTTGTTATTTCTGGTTTTTTGATGACGGGAATAATATTCAGAGGAATAGAGCAAGACAACTTTTCCATTTTAAAGTTTTATGTTGCACGTGCTAATAGGATTATCCCCGCTTTAGCTTTTCTTTGTTTGGTATTACTTATTTTTACTTGGGTTTATCTTACACCGCTTGATTATAAAGTATTAGGTAAATATGTTGCTAGTAGCTTAGGCTTTTTTTCTAATATTCTATATTGGAAGGAGATTGGTTATTTTGATGCCAGAGCACATCAAAAATGGCTCTTGCACACTTGGTCACTATCTGCAGAATGGCAATTTTATATGTTATACCCGCTGACACTTGTCGTAATGCGAAAGTTTATATCTATAAAGATTATAAAATCGATAATTATACTTGGAACAGTTTTAGGTTTTATTGTTTGCATCGTCGTTACCTACGCCAAGCCTGATCCGGCATATTATCTATTACCTACAAGAGCATGGGAAATGATGGTTGGTGGTATTGCCTATCTTTATCCTTTTACGATTAAAGAAGAAAGAAAGAGATTAGTTGAGTGGACTGGGGTCGCTCTTATTTTTACTTCATATCTATTTTTTTCAAAAGAGAACCCATGGCCGGGTTATCTTGCTATATTTCCTGTTTTAGGTTCATTTCTTATTATCCAAGCGCAACGAAATAATAGTTTTATTACTAATAATATTGTATTTCAAAAGTTGGGAGAATGGTCTTATTCTATATACTTGTGGCATTGGCCATTAGTTGTAGGGATTTATTATTTTTCACTAAATGATGAGTATGTATACTTAGGTATTGCATTATCGACGTTATTGGGTTTCTTGAGTTACAAGTATATAGAGAAAATTAATTTAAGAAATGATTTTGATAGTACTTTTAGTTATTTAAGATGTAAACCATTACACATGGTTTTTATCGGGAGTATCTTATCAACGACTATTTTTTATAATGCTAATTATTTTTATGATATGCCAGAATCTATTTTTGATGCTGTTATTATAAGTCCGGCAACGGATGGGCATAGTGAATATACATGGAAATTGGTTCACGAATTCGATAAAAAAATATCATTCAAAGATGTAAAACATAAAGTATTAACAATAGGGGACTCTCAATCGGGAGATTTTATAAATGCACTTTATGGTGCTGGTCTTAGTCAGAATGTCGATGTAGTATCGAGAATGGTTAAAATGCGCTGTGAGGTTTTCTATATAGATGAAAATAGCTTAAAGGAGTCATTTAAAATAAATGAAAATATAATAAATGGCTATGTTTCAGAAGAGCTATGTAAAAATCAAATTGAAAGAATCCAAAAAGACCCTATTGTCGAACAAGCGACAATCATTATTTTATCGATGCTTTGGAAAGATAAAAATATGCCATATGTTATACAGTCGATTGAAAACATTAGAGAGGCTAATGAAAAGGCTATTATTTATATTGTCGGAGGTAAGTCATTCAATAAATCGATCCAAAAAATAATTTATGAGTCACATTATAATGATGTAGATCTTGAACTTTCGGCATTTGATGAAATTGCGAATGATAAGAATGTAAATATTGATTTTCAAAGTCATATATTCAATAAAAACAAAGATGTTTTAAGGTTTGAATATATAGACATTATGAGTACCTTATGTGACTCTAATAAGTGCGCAATTTTAACTGGTAACAATTTGCCTGTTTACTTTGATGATACTCATACCACGCCTGTGGGTGCTGAATACATAGGGATGAAAATTAAAAAAAGAAATATTTTTCCATCAGGTTTTTATTTAGCTGAGTAA